DNA sequence from the Parasphingorhabdus cellanae genome:
AGCGATCCCAGCTCTTCCTCCGCCGCGACGAGCGCAGCAAAACTCGGCCGCAGCACCAGCTGCTCCCCCGCCACCGTCAATTCCGCTTCGCCGCGCAATGCATTCGCCCGCTCAGACATGGGACACCGCGCCGGAGCTTTCGAGGCTCAGCGTATAGCTGCGCTCGCCATTATAATCGCCGGCATAATCAAGCCGCGTGACCAGAAAATCGCCGCGCATCCGCTCGCCGCTTTCAAAGCTCAGCTCATAAGCGTCGATCAACCCGGCGAGCGCATGGTTCTTGACCCGGATTTCGGCATCCGACCCGGTAAACACCCCGGCGCCCGACACCGACACCGAGCGCACACCCGCGCCCGACAACAGCTCGCGCCAGCCGCCGCTATCCTTGTTCGTAATCGCGACCGGCTCGCCATTGACCGACAATTGCGTCGTGCGCAGGCCGGCAATGGTGGAATAGGTCGCTGGGTCCTGCCCGTCGCCGATTTTAAGGAGAAAGGCGCTGCCTTTTTCTGCTGCCATAGTTGGTTCCTTTTTTTGTGGGTGATTTTTATTGGACCTCAAGCGCCGGGGAGTTTTTGTTTTGACCTCAGGCGCCGGGCGCGGGCATCCGCCCGCTTGGCTTTCCTCGCATAAGCTCGGGCGCGCGCCATCTGATTCTTGGCGCGCTTGCCTCCGCTTCGCGTCACTCCGTTGGCAGGCTTGAGGTTGTATACGGCGGTGGCCCCTTTCATCCTCTCCCCTTGAGGGAGAGGACAGTGAAGCTTGCGGCCCTGGCCGCTAGCGGAACTTGGAGAGGGGGGAGCGTCCATCGCTGACCTTAGCGTTTGCCGCCTTACCCCTCTCTAAGACTTGCTAGGCAGCAAGCTGCCAAGCCAAGTCTTTTCTCTCCCTCAAGGGGAGAGAATTGGTGTGTTGAGCACAGGTACAATCTCTCGTCATCCTGAACTTGGTTCAGGATGACGATGAGAGGACCCGCGCGCGATATTCGATCAATCCGCTCCACGGGCTCACCGCGCTGCGCAATATCCGCGTCCGGCGGAAATCGAACGTCACGATCTGCCAACCCTCCGGCTCCGGCACACCATTTTCCAGCGCCGCTTCCGCCAACGCCATCACCCGGTGCAGCCGTGCGGCACTCATGCCATCGTCGTGCACGCTGAGCGCCAAGCTCAATTCCCGGCCCGTCCCGCCCTTGAAGCTCCAGTCCAGCGCGGCACCCGTCGCCAAGGCGATATAGGGAAAGGCAGCGCGCGCGGGTGGGCCGTCATAAATGCCGCTGATTTCATCCAGCAACGGCTGGTGCGCATTCATCGCCACAACCAGCTCTCGCTGCACTGCTTCAAGCGCGCTTGTCACCGGACACCCCGCATCAAAAACGCGACATCGCGCAGACTGTTATTTTCGATAATTTCCGCTCCAAGACCGCGACCGGCAACCACAATGCCATCACGCGTTTCTGCGACCGAAACATCCTCAGGTAATTCCTGGTCCAGCGCCGCCTGCATTTCCGCTTTGGTTTTTTGCAGCTCCCTTGCTGCCACCGCCTCTGCCTTGCGTATTAGATTCTCCATCACCGTTTCTCCTCGGCTTTCAGGATAGTTTTCGGAATGAATCGATGATCGGCAGACACAGAGCCGACAACCATCTTCCGGTCGCCCCAAGCCAGATGATCGCCAACGCGAATGGCATCGGTTTGCCGCAGCGTGAACCGCCACCGCGGCAATGCCGACCGGCTGTTGCCAAGCGCCTCCAAGCCCGTCCCCAGCGGTTCTGCGGAAGCCCAGAATTCGCCAATCGGCACGCTTTGGTTGGTCGCAGAGCCGATGGCGTCACGCTGTGAAGATGGCCGCGCGATGCTTATACGTTCGCGCAAAAGCCCGCTAAATTCATGCCCGGTAAAATTTGACCTGCTCATGCCAACCTCATCCGGCGATGGGGGCGCCATAAAGCTGTCACCGCGCTCGGCGGCGGCGCAGCATCGAGGCCATCGCGATGGGAATAGAGATAGCCCGCCAGCCGGACCACGCCCTGCCGCAAGGTCGTCGGCACTGTCATCCAATCCACTGCCAGCCCGGCATTATAGGTGACCGCGATGCGCTGAAAGTTGCTCGCCGCACGCAGCTTAACCCAACCGACACCGTCCCCATCGATATCAATCGCATAGTCGTTGGCGGGCAACGCCCTGGCGTTACCATCTGGTGCAATAGCTTCCACAGACGTGATCGCTTGCACCGGGCGTCTCTTCAGTTTCTGCCAGTCTGCCCGCGCCGGTATCCGGTCACATAGCGACCGGACTATCAACATTTGTCCGGTGAAATTCTCACACAGATGCGCGGCGCTGCTGGCGAACCGGGCAATGGCAGCATCATCTTCGCCATGATCAAGGCGGAGGAAATCTTTGACCTCCTGGATTAACTCTACCGGCAATGCGGGCAGATCTTTGGGGGGAAGCTCACGGGTCGGGCGTCCTTTCATTGGGGGATGGGGTGGGGTGGTGTGGGAGGGTTTGTTATTTTACCTCAGGCGGTAGTGTCGATGTTGTACACAATGGTGGCCGCTCCTTCATCCTCTCCCCTTGAGGGAGAGGACAGTGGAGCTTGCGCCGACTGGCGCTAGCGGAACTTGGAGAGGGGGGAGCGGTTATCGCTAACCACAGCGTTTGCCGCCTACCCCTCTCTAAGACTTGCTAGGCAGCGAGCTGCCAAGCCAAGTCTTTTCTCTCCCTCAAGGGGAGAGAAGAACCGGCGAAACCTCAAGCTTACCACCAGTCCGACGCGCAGCGGAGGCAAGCGCGACTGCGCGCCCGAGCTTATGCGAGGAAAGCCAAGGCGACGGATGTCGCCGCCCGGCGCTTGAGGTTAATCAAACACAATCAACTCACACTAAAGCGCATCAGCTTAATCGCTTCGCTGTTCATCACCTGACCACCGACGCGCTTGGTCGCATAGAAATGCACAAACGGTTTGTTGGTGAACGGGTCGCGCAGGATGCTCGTCGCGCTGCGCTCTGCGATCAGATAACCGGCGCGGAAATTGCCGAAGGCGATGGACAGGCTGTCCGCTGCCACATCCGGCATATCCTCGGCCTCGACCACCGGATAGCCGAGCAGCATATCGGGTTGTCCAGACGCCAGAGACGCCTGCCACAAAAACGCGCCATCGGCGGTCTTGAACTTGCGGATCTGCGCCAGTGTGGCGCTGTTCATCACAAAGCTTGCGCCCTGCCGGTAGGCGGGTTTCAGCGTATGGACCAGGTCAACCAGCGCATCCTCGCCATCCGCGCCGGCAAAGCCGCCTGCCGCGCCCGACGGCACATATTGCAGCGAACCGAACGCGCGCGCGCCGTCCGGCTCGTCCGTCACCGGCGCGTTGAGAAAGCCGCGCGGTTGGTTGACCCCGGAACCGCCAACAAAAGCGGCCCCCTCGGCCTGCGCAAATTCGCGGGCAATCTCATCGGCCAGCCAGGCCTCGACATCAAAGGCGGCATCATCGAGCATCCCCTGCGACGCCGCCGGGTTGGCATAAAGCTCTCCGGTCGGCGGCGCGATTTCGTTGAAATTGGGCGTGTCGGTTTCGGGCCGTCCCGCCGTCTCGCTGACCCAGCCCGATGGCGTGCCGCCATGGGTGACGAGCTTGCGATAGCCCGCGCTGCCGGTCTGCACAACGGTGGCGATGGACCGGATCGGCGAGATGTCTTTCAGCGTCCGCCCGATCAGCGCGTCAATCTCCTGCGGTACGGCAAAGCCGCCTTCGGGGCCAGACGCGCCGGAAAAGCTTTTCAGCTCGACCCCTGCATGATCGCCCCGGCGGAGATATTTTGTGACGAAATCCTGTGCGGCGGCGGAAGGCGCCATGCCTTTTACGCCGTCCGCGTTACCGGCCAGAACGGGCCGCGCCGATGCTTTCGAAATGTCGTCCATCTGACTTTTCAGGCCATCAACATCCGTGCGCAATACGGCGATATCCTCGGCCATCAGCACGGTGTCGAAACTGTCCTCCAACGTATCGGCTTTCGTTTCGAGAGGGGTATTGGAAATGTCCATGTTATTCCTTTCTTGGGGGTGATGAAATCTCGTAGATGAAAAAAACCACCTAAAATCAGGCGGCTGAAGCGAATTCAGAATGAATATTGGGGTCGACAAAAACCGGCTCCGGCGATAGCCATGGAGCCATGCATTATTTGAACAGCTTGGCAGCGCTGGCTGCTCTTTTCCTGGCCGCGTTTTTTCCGGCGGCACCTCTGGCCGCGCAAGCGGAAAAGCCGGCACCGCAACAAACAACCGAACCGACCACCCAAGGCGCTCCCCCGGTAATCCCGCGACCGCGCCGTCCGCCCAACCCGATGCTCAGCCATGACATTCCGCCCGAAAAGCGCGGTGATCTGTCCGACTGCGCCAGCCGCGACAAACGGTCGATCGAATTTGTCGCCAAAAACTGCTGGCCGGTCCTGCAGGCTTATAAGACCTTGATCCGACTGCGCGGTGCGAGCAAGTCAGCCATTGCCAAACAGGAACGCCAGGCACCCGATGCGATAGCTACCAAAAACCGCGCCCTATCACTAGCCAACCAGCTGCACTCACAGCATGTCGGTGGCCGCTGGCCGATGCAAAATTATGTCGCGCAAAGCGGCTATCAACCGCTGATCGCTATGCTGAAAGCATTTGGCGATCATGAGGCCGCCCTCGCCGCGCATGATGATTATATTGCCTTGCAGGGACGCACGTTGATGAACAATCCGACATTCCTGCGCGGCTATCTCTATAAAGACAAAAGCGAATATCTCCTTGAACTGGGCCGCCGTGATGAAGCGCTGGCCAATTTCACCGCCGCAACCGCGCTTGCCGACCGCGAGCCGATCGACATGATATCCAATGTCGAACATGCCGAGCTGATCGCCTATGATGCGATCATCGCGAAAGACGAGGATCGCGCGCTGGGCGCCATTAATATGTTCCTCGACAAAACCGAGCGCCACAGCCGCCACCAGGATTTGGTCTATTATCCGATCCGGATATTGAAAATCTACATATTGGCGGGCCGGAAAGATTATGATGGCGTGCTGGCCGAGTTAAAGACTTTCAACAGTCTGTCGCGCCGCAATTTGTGCCAACATGACAAGCCGATAGAATTTTACTTCCCGCAAGTTGTCTCTCCCACCCAAAGCGACCCGCGCATCGCCGCCGAGCTGAAAGATTTCGGCTGCAGCGAGGCGATCATTGCCGGATTGGATGACAATATGGCCGATGGTGTCCCAGCTTCGGAAGGGGTCAAACCGCTGCCGCCGCGATAGTAGGTGTTTTTGTTTGACCTCAAGCGCCGGGCGCGGGCATCCGCCCGCTTGGCTTTCCTCGCATAAGCTCGGGCGCGCAGTCGCGCTTGCCTCGCTGCGCTCGGACAATCCTCTAAAGTTTGGCACCGGACCGACGCGAAGCGGAGGCAAGGCCGACCGGCCGCCGCGCCTTATGGCGCGATAGCCAAGCGGGCGGATGCCCGCGCCCGGCGCTTGAGGTCCAATAAACAATGCACCCGAGCCAAGGGCTGCATCGGACAGGTCACCAGCGAGATCTCCGCGACATCGAGAGCAAGTAACGCACGCGGCTTTTGGCCCGCTGCTTGCTGCACGCGATAGCCGAAGCTGAGCCCCTTGATCGCGCTGTTTTTCAACATAGCTGCCGCTTCCCGCCCGGCTCTGGTAGCGGTTGAAAGACTACCGATGACCCGCAGGCCGCGCTGATCTTCACGGGCATAGCTGATGCTGCCAATGCGTTGGTCCGGCCTGTGCTGCCAAAGCAAAGGGAGTGATTGTCCCCGGGCCAGCGCACCGAACGCGCCGGGCCGGATTATGTCCCCGCCCTTGTCGATGCGGTTGAAAATCGCGGCATAGCCAGCGAAGCGGATGGCGCTCATGTAACCAGATTCCCGAACCCCAACCGCATCGCGATACCGATCAACAGCAGTGCCAGTGCGCCGCGAATGATCCAGGTAATCGCCGCTTTCCAAGCGCTCGCCTTGGCATCGCGCCAGGCGCGGAGCAACTCGCGCAGTTCGTCGAGATCATCCTGCGCCTTGTGGTCGGCGAGACCCAGCCGGTCGAGCACGCGTTCCGCGCCGCTATCGGTCGCTTCCTCCACAATCGCGCGGAGGGTAACCAGATCTGCCCCATCGCCTTCCGCCTGCGCCACCAGGCGGGCGAGCATTTCTTCGTTTAGCATGTGTAATGATTCCTTTTTTTGATTCCCTCAAGCGCCGGGCGCGGGCATCCGCCCGCTTGGCTTTCCTCGCATAAGCTCGGGCGCGCGGTCGCGCTTGCCGACGCGATGCGTCGGTTCAGCGCGACACTAAACGCTTCGTTTGAGACCATATAACCGAGCGCAGCGAAGGCAAGGCCGACCGGCCGCCGCGCCTTATTGGCGCCTAGCCAAGGCGACGGATGTCGCCGCCCGGCGCCTGAGGTTCAATAAAAACTCCCGCGCCCGGCGCCTGAGGTTAAAAAGAAGACGCCCGCGCCCGGCGCTTGAGGTTCAATAAAAAACGCGCCTGAGGGCTCAATAAAGACTCCTCCTTCCTCTCCCCTTGAGGGAGAGGACAGTGAAGCTTGCGGCCCTGGGCTTGTCCAGGGGCGCTAGCGAAACTTGGAGAGGGGTGGGCGGCACACGCAAAGGGCTGCGATTGTCGCTCCCCCCCCTCTCTAAGACTTGCTAGGCAGCAAGCTGCCAAGCCAAGTCTTTTCTCTCCCTCAAGGGGAGAGAATCATAAACCCAACATCGCCCGCTTTTCCTCCGGCGACAGAAAATCCGCCGCGCTCACTTGGCTCCACAACCGTTCGCGGTCCTCGGACAGCGCCGGGATCTGATCGCGGTCCACCGCCAGACCCGCATCCTCTCCCCAAGCCCTCAGCGCACCCGACAGCCCGTCCAAAATCTTCCCTGCTAGCGGCAATATCGTCAGCCGCCACAGCGCGCGATTGGCCTCGCGGTAGTTCGCATAGCTATTATCCCCCGGCAGGCCGAGCAGCATCGGCGGCACACCAAAGGCCAGCGCAATTTCCCGCGCGGCGGCCGCTTTCAGCGCGACAAAATCCATATCCGCCGGGGTCATGCTCATGCTTTGCCATTTCAGCCCGCCTTCGAGCAGCATCGGCCGCCCCGCATTGCCCGAACCAGCAAAGCTCGCCTCCATCTCGGCCTTGAGCCGGTCAAACTGATCCGCCGACAGCGCCGATCCATCCGGGCCGGGATCGAACACCAACGCCCCTGAGGGCCGCGCGGCATTGTCGAGCAATGCCTTGTTCCACTGCGCCGCCGCATTGTGCACCGCCACCGCCTTGGCCGCGGCGCCAAGACAGCCGAGGCCATAATGGTCGTCGGTGGGGTGAAAGGCCTTGATGTGGATGATCGCCGGACGGCCCATCGCATCCTGCGCGGCCAAGCGGGTCTGATGCTCGCCAGCCCGATAGGCATAAGCGGCCGGCCAGCCCTTTGCATCCGGCTCGATCGTGATCCGGTCGGGGCGCAGGGCGAAAAGCTCGACCGGCTGGTCGTCAGCGCCGCCCAGTACCTGCACATAAGCATTGCCGTGCAGCAACAGATGCGCCGCGATGGTTTCGAGCAGAGACTGGCCCGCGCTGGTGGCGTTGACCAAGGTCGCGACGCTATCCTCCATCGGCAAGAGCGGCGCACTACCGATGCCCTCAGCGACGATCCGCACGGCGCGCTGCGCGACGGGGTTATTGATGTAAGCGTCGCGCACCTGTCCTTCGTAAGAATAGGGCGCCGCGCCGGTGAAAGAAGCACCGCCATAGGTACCAATATAGCTGCGCCCCAAAGGCGGCCGTGATTGTCCACCCCCGCCCTTGAAGGCGAGGGATAGGGTTTCCCAAAATTTCATGTTTTTTGATTCCTTTGTTTATTCCCTCAAGCGCCGGGCGCGGGCATCCGCCCGCTTGGCTTTCCTCGCATAAGCTCGGGCGCGCGGTCGCGCTTGCCTCCGCTTCGCGTCGGATCAGCGCGACCTTTTACGCCACGTCTATGAGCATCGTCCGAGCGCAGCGAGGCAAGGCCGACCGGCCGCCGCGCCTTATTGGCGCGTAGCCAAGGGCCCGGATGGGCCCGCCCGGCGCCTGAGGTTCAATAAAAAACGCGCTTGAGGTTCAATAAAGACTCCCCACCCGCGGCTTGCGCCGCTTCCCCAGCATCAATTCCGTCAGCGCATAGACCAGCGCGTCGGCACGGTCCGGGGACCGCCCCGGCCCTTCATAACCGCCGCCGATTAGCAGCCCGCACAGCTCGTCCTCCAGCCGCGGGAAAGCGCCCGCATGCAGCACCCGGCCCGCCTCGTACAGCGCCGCCACCGGTTCCGCCCTAGCCACCTTGCCGCGCGACGCGTGGACCAGCCGCACCGGTAGCGAAACATTTGTCGCATGCAGCACCGATTGGACCATCGCTCCGCCCTGATTGGCTTCGGCAATCACCCGGTCCGCGCCCCAATTACGCGCCGCTTTTGCAACCGCCCGCGCCCATGTTTCGGGGCTGGCTTTTTCGGCGCTGCAATCGGCCAGAATCACCGCCTTGTTATCGGTCCGCAATCCCGCGACGATAATCCCGCAGGCATCACCGGTTTGTGAAGCCGGAGGATCGACGCCGATCACGATGCGGACCGCGTTCGCCGCATCGTCGGCCGCCACCCGGCACGCCTCCAGCATTGCCCGGCTCCACAGCGCGCCTTCCAGCTCCTCGATCAGCTCGCCGTCCAGCTCCTGCCGCCCCAGCCGCGTGCCGCCATAATCCGCCTCCATCACCTTGATAAATTCACCAGGCAGGTTTGCGACATTATCCGTCGTCCCGCCCCGCGTAATCACCACGCCTCTGGTCTGGTAATCGCCTTTCACGAGATTCCGCACCAATGCCACCGGCCTTGGCGTGGTCGTCGCGGCAATTTTCGGCGCATGCCCCAGCCGCAAACCCATTTTCAGATTATCCCACGCCGCCAGCGCCTGCCCGCTATTATTCGCCCATTTGGCGATTTCATCGCACCAGCTATGGCTGTGCTGCGGCCCGCGCAGGCCCTCTGGTTCCGCCGCCGAATAGAGATAAGCCTCCGCACCGCTCGACCAGCGCAGCCGTTTGAGCGAAGGCTCCCAAAGCGGGCGCGTATCATCGGGTGCAATCGACAACAAACCGCTTTCCCCCTCGACCATCACCATCCGTGTCTCGGCAAAATTCGCGCCGACCAGCGCAAAGCGCGCGCTGCCATCGGCTTCACAAATTTCGCGGACCCATTCGGCGCCCGCACGGGTCTTGCCAAAGCCGCGGCCCGCCATGATCATCCACACCGTCCAGTCGCCGGTGGGCGCGAGCTGTTCCTGGCGTGCCCATTTGTGCCAGCTCGCTTCATATTCGAGGCGGGTCTCACTATCCATGCAACCCAGGAAAAATGCCCGATCATCGTCATCTTCAATCTGGTTGATTTGACGCGCCGTGATCACATCATGCGTCATCAATCACGCGAACCCTTTTGCCATTTTTCTCCCCTTCGGCATGGCTTTCACCATTATCGGCACCACTATCGAACCCGGCATCGAACCCGCTATCGATCCCGCCTTCGTCTCCGGCATCGTCTCTGGCATCCCCATGCGCCGCACCCGCCTGCTTTTTGCGCCGCTTCTCCGCCTGATAGGCGCGCAAGCGGACGTTGATCTTCTTGAGCTTCTCGTCGAGCGTATCGCGCACCGGTTCCGGCTCCGCCGCCAGTTCGGCCCGCGCCGCGCGGACCAGCGCCACCGACTCCTTATGCAAGCGCAGCAATTGCAGCCCGGTTTTGTGGTCATAGTCGCGCACGGTTGCAACATGCTTGCCATGGTAATAAATCTTGCGCTCCACCCCGTGGCGGGCGCGCTCCAGCATTTCCATTTCCAGCAGCTCGTAACCGGCGGCCAGCGCCTTTAACCAGGCGGCGGCGAAATCAGGGTCAGTGTCTCTCCATAAATAAAGCGTGCTATTGGCAATATCGGCCACGTCTGCCGATTGCTTGATGCTCGACGTGATCGCCAGATGTTCCAGAAAAGCGCGTTTCTTGGCCATCTTGTGCCCGGCTCGGGGATCGCCTTCATGCTCCACCTGTTCATCCGGTTGGGCATCCGGTTGGGCATCCTTTTGTGCATGCGGCTGTTGTTTCCTGTTTTCCATGGTTTCAGACATAACTATCCTTCCGCCCGGATCGCGGGCGTTAAAAAGGGCTGAAGCGCTGAAACCAGGACCAGCCCAAAGGGACCAAGCCATGTTTCAGAGCCGCTCGGCCCGAATCACAATTTCTCGATGTTCCTGTTTTGTACCTAAACAGCGTGACGATGTCAAGCGTTTTGTGCCTATTTGGTTATTTTTGTCTGGTCAACAGTAGGGAAAGCGGGTGTATATCGCAGGCCGGGATTGACCTTGCCATTACAGACGACAGAAATCCAAAACACCGCGCGCTGGTAATTTTCGTTTATATCCAATCGTTTTTGCCCTATGTTCGAACATAAGAAGACGCGGGAAGGGGCTGGGCATAAACTACTCGAAGCGGATAATCTCGCCAGAGAATCCTGATAATGTCATGGGCGCGAGGCTATTTGGGGCATTTCAACTCTTTGCGCCGGATGGCGAGGAGATATCGATATCTAATCAACGCGCCCGCGCGCTGTTGGCTATGCTCTGCGTCATGCCCGACGAACCCGTGTCGCGAACATATTTTAGCAAGCTGCTTTGGCCCGATCGGTTTGAAGCCCAGGCCAAGGCCAGCTTGCGACAATGTTTGCACTATCTGGGCAAATTGCTGAATCCCTTTCAGCACAATATTCTTAGCATTACGCGCGAAACGATCCATCTGAACCGGTCGGCGCTACAGTCCGATCTCGATGCCTTGGAAGACCGCCTTGCCTTCGGCGAAGATGATCAGGCTATTACAATGCTCGATTTTATCGGATCGAAGCAATTGCTCGAACAGATGCAAATTGGCGATGGTTTTGACGACTGGCTGGAAGCACAGCGCGAAACGGTCGAGCAGCGACTGAAACAGGCAGTGAAAAAAGCGCTGGGCAAGCTGGAAAAAGGTGGCGACAAAAAAACCCGCCGCCGTTTGCTGAATAGCTGGCGCACCCGGCATCCTGAGGCCGTCGATATGGTCGCAACCACCACTGACCAAACAAAAACGGATAAATCGAAAAGCAAGATAAAACGCTTCCGATGGCTCGTTGCGGCGGCAACAATTCTGCTTGCTCTGATCGCCTATATCACGTTCGATGCCTTTCGGTCGCCAGCCCCGGCGACCAATCTGGTGCGAATCGAACCTTTTCAGGTGATTGGCGATGACGCTGATCTTGAAAAATTGGCTGCGGATATCACCCCGCAGCTGTTATCGGCGCTTACGGCCAATCGTATTTCCACCATTTTGGAAAACAAGCCAGGAAATGCCCTTCAGGAGTTTGATCTGAAGGGGAGTATCAGTACCCAGGGGGCTGATCGACAGGTTACTCTCCAGCTTTTGGATCATGGAACCGGGCGCGTCATCTGGTCTGAAATATTTGCGCGCCCGCAGAGTCAGATAGACTTATTTGCCACTCATATTGCGTCCAAACCAGCCGGAATATTGCGCTGCATCGCCCAGTTACGGTCCGATGTCTATAAAAGCACGGGAAAGTCGCTGCCTCTTTATGCACAATATTGCGCCGAAAGTTCGGATGGCGATTATAACAAGAATTATGTGCTGTTCTCTGAGCCCATTTATCTGGCGGAACCCGACAATCCCAGTGCCATCAGCCTCTATGCCGATACACTGGCGCGACAGGCCCAATGGGGTGACTCGCTATCGGAAACTGAGCGATCCAAGCTGAGACAAAAGTCTCGAATGCTTATCGATCAAGTCATTGCCGATGATCCGGACGCACCCTATGCGAATTATCTGCTCGCCAACAATATGCCCATGTCCGGGAATTGGGCTGCTGTAGAAAAACTGAGCCTGCTCGCAACAGCGCAGACCAGAATGCCGGATGCCGTTTACAGACATCAAGCGAGCCTGCTGCGACAGGTTGGGCGTTTGAAAGACGCGACCAAAGTGTTCGAGGAGCTGGCGGCTGCTAATCCGGCAGATGTTTTTGCGCATGCACGGCTAGGCTGGATGTATATCTCACTAGGCGATAAAATTGGCGCCAAACGCGCCTTAGCCATGGCCGAACGGCTGGACCCTGACTGGCCCGAATTGCACATCAGGAGGCTGCAACAGGATCTTTACTTGGAGGATGCTGAGTCCGCTTTAAGACGTCTTCGCGAACCACTAGTTATGACGACGACACAACTGAAATGCTCGCAAATTTTCGCGCGCGCGAGATTAGCGGCCAAACCCGATCTTGCAGCGCTTGAGGCGGCTTGCAAAGACGAGGGACAGCACTGGCTGATCCGCATGTATGTCGGGTTGGGCGAACTGGACCGTGCATTTGATCTGGCAGAGCGATTTGACTGGAGCACCATAGCCGGGTCGACCATGATATTATATTATTCAGATACCGCTGCCTTTCGCAGAGATCCCAGATTCTGGCCTCTGGCCAAACGGATCGGCCTGCTGGACTATTGGCAGAAAACCGGTCGTTGGCCCGATTTCTGTGAAGATGAAGAATTGCCCATTGCATGCAAGACCGCAGCTTCAACACTATAATATTCGATCGGCAATTTTCAGCGACTTTGTTTGAAACCCAGCGAATAGGCGGCAAACCAGAGCTTTGACGTATATTGCCTGGCCTGCCGCATTTCGCCCGCAATGATGCTTAAGGGAGCATCAAGAGCTTTTAGCTGTAATTGAGTTGTACATTTGCCCGACGCCGGGACCGCATGGCACCCCCAATGGCTCCAAATCCGAGGATCATCATCATCCATGTCCCCGGCTCTGGAACAGCAGCGGCAAGGACCTGCGTCCCGCTGCTGATCGCGTTGTTCGAAAAGTCAAAGTCCACGATGAGCAGCTCGTTACTGCCCGCACCGGCATTGCAGAAATTTGCAAAAGCACCGACACTACCTGCCGCACAATAACCATCATTGCCGGTCGGGCGCGGGTCGAACTGAAAAAAGCCTTCGACGTCAAAGTCGAATAATAGCTGCGTGGCGGTGGCGCTCAAGGAAGTGCCTTCGACATCCAGGTCGGTGCCGAACGCATCGCCGGAGAAAAGCCTTTCGGTGTTTATGCCATTGTCCAAGACTACACGGTAATCGAGAATATTGTCACGACCCAGCACGCCGATTGTATCGTCCGTGGTGATTGTGAATGTCGCCGTCGCAGCCCCGACATCCCGGGACCCGACAAAGACCGCCGCCGACGCCGGCGCGGCCACCGCAAGCGCCAATGCCGTGGTCGCTGCCAATTGAACTACACTTTTTATTTTCATAATTTATTTCCTGTTTGACTGGTGCCAAAAAGGTAAAGGAAAAGCCCCGGCCCAGGTCAATCCAGCGACCAGCGGAATAACCTGTTTGGCCAAGCTTTAACGGATTTTTAACGCTATTTTAACGAGCGTGCGCGGGCTGCGGCCCCTCACATGCTAACCCGCCTCTC
Encoded proteins:
- a CDS encoding PEPxxWA-CTERM sorting domain-containing protein — encoded protein: MKIKSVVQLAATTALALAVAAPASAAVFVGSRDVGAATATFTITTDDTIGVLGRDNILDYRVVLDNGINTERLFSGDAFGTDLDVEGTSLSATATQLLFDFDVEGFFQFDPRPTGNDGYCAAGSVGAFANFCNAGAGSNELLIVDFDFSNNAISSGTQVLAAAVPEPGTWMMMILGFGAIGGAMRSRRRANVQLNYS